A genomic window from Pseudanabaena yagii GIHE-NHR1 includes:
- the queD gene encoding 6-carboxytetrahydropterin synthase QueD: MWIISKEFRFEAAHKLPHHDGKCQRLHGHSFVGKVFLKSDSLQSDGSQAGMVLDYGIIKKYLEPMTEKYLDHHYLNESTNLENPTSEELARWIFNYLQEDGLESLYAVEIRETCTSACTYFGGNNDYYSIVK; this comes from the coding sequence ATGTGGATAATTTCCAAAGAATTTCGATTTGAAGCAGCCCACAAACTGCCTCACCATGATGGCAAGTGTCAACGTTTACATGGTCATTCATTTGTAGGTAAAGTCTTTCTTAAAAGTGATTCACTACAATCTGATGGATCTCAAGCAGGCATGGTGTTAGATTACGGAATTATTAAAAAGTATCTAGAACCGATGACTGAAAAATATCTTGATCATCATTATCTAAACGAATCTACTAATTTAGAAAATCCAACAAGTGAGGAACTAGCTAGATGGATTTTTAATTACCTTCAAGAAGATGGTCTAGAAAGCTTATACGCTGTCGAAATTCGCGAAACCTGTACATCAGCCTGCACTTATTTCGGCGGAAACAATGATTATTACAGCATTGTTAAGTAA
- a CDS encoding AAA family ATPase, producing MPKWFNTAGPCKPDIHYMLSATDRLPEIKQLIAQENYFVIHAPRQVGKTTAMLALAQELTASGQYTAVMLSLEVGAVFSDEPDLAEKAILDEWKDSAQFRLPPELQPPDWTTGEAGRQIGSFLSTWSRKSLRPLVVFLDEIDALSDKTLVSVLRQIRSGFPNRPQGFPQSLALVGMRDVRDYKYASGGSDRLNTSSPFNIKVRSFTLSNFTLEDVRNLYQQHTDATGQVFTPEAVDLAFHLTQGQPWLVNAIAKEIVEYITKDPAIPITPDLVNQAKELLIKRQDTHLDSLAERLREDRVRAIIQPILSGLELGDTPDDDRRYLLDLGLVVRSQEGGLKIANPIYQEVIPRVLSQGVQDSLPMIQPSWLNPDGSLNAQVLLDAFLKFWRQHGEPLFKSANYPEIAPHLVMMAFLHRVVNGNGTLEREYAIGSGKMDICLRYGKQTMAMELKVWADKRPDPLKEGLPQIDKYLSGLSLDTGWLVIFDRRSGLPPLSDRTTTENVISPAGREIIVIRG from the coding sequence ATGCCCAAATGGTTTAATACTGCTGGTCCTTGTAAGCCTGACATTCACTACATGTTGTCAGCTACTGACCGCTTACCTGAAATCAAACAACTAATTGCTCAGGAAAACTATTTTGTGATCCATGCGCCAAGACAGGTGGGTAAGACTACAGCTATGTTGGCACTTGCCCAAGAGCTAACTGCCAGTGGTCAATATACGGCGGTGATGCTTTCCTTAGAGGTGGGAGCAGTTTTTTCGGATGAGCCTGATTTAGCGGAAAAAGCTATTTTAGATGAGTGGAAAGACTCGGCACAATTTCGCTTGCCTCCTGAGTTGCAGCCACCAGATTGGACTACGGGAGAAGCTGGTCGTCAGATTGGCTCGTTTTTGAGTACATGGTCTAGAAAGTCATTACGCCCTTTAGTGGTATTTTTAGACGAGATTGATGCCCTCAGTGATAAGACTTTGGTTTCTGTGCTGCGCCAGATTCGCTCAGGCTTTCCCAATCGTCCACAGGGATTTCCGCAGTCATTAGCACTGGTGGGGATGCGCGATGTACGGGATTATAAGTATGCTTCAGGTGGGAGCGATCGCCTAAATACTTCTAGCCCCTTTAATATCAAAGTGCGTTCCTTTACTCTGAGTAACTTTACCCTTGAGGATGTGCGGAATCTTTATCAGCAGCATACGGATGCAACGGGGCAGGTGTTTACCCCCGAAGCAGTTGATTTGGCTTTTCATTTGACACAAGGACAACCTTGGTTGGTCAATGCGATCGCCAAGGAAATTGTGGAATATATTACGAAAGATCCTGCGATTCCCATTACTCCTGATTTAGTGAATCAAGCGAAGGAACTTCTGATTAAGAGACAGGATACGCATCTGGATAGCCTTGCGGAAAGATTGCGAGAAGATAGAGTGAGGGCAATCATTCAACCAATTTTATCGGGATTAGAGCTGGGAGATACTCCCGATGACGATCGCCGCTACTTGTTGGATTTGGGGTTAGTGGTGCGGAGTCAGGAAGGCGGATTAAAGATTGCGAATCCTATCTATCAAGAAGTAATTCCGAGAGTTTTATCTCAAGGGGTGCAGGATAGTCTGCCGATGATTCAACCTAGCTGGTTAAATCCTGATGGAAGTCTCAATGCTCAAGTCCTACTTGATGCTTTTCTCAAATTCTGGCGGCAACATGGTGAGCCATTGTTCAAGAGTGCCAACTATCCAGAAATTGCACCACATTTGGTGATGATGGCATTTTTACATCGAGTGGTTAATGGCAATGGTACTTTGGAAAGGGAATATGCTATTGGTTCGGGTAAGATGGATATCTGTTTGCGCTATGGTAAACAAACTATGGCAATGGAATTGAAGGTTTGGGCGGATAAAAGACCTGATCCACTTAAGGAAGGTTTGCCGCAGATCGATAAGTATTTGTCGGGGTTGAGTTTGGATACGGGTTGGTTGGTGATCTTTGATCGCCGTTCTGGTTTGCCGCCGCTAAGCGATCGCACTACAACTGAAAATGTCATTAGTCCTGCTGGTCGAGAAATCATCGTTATTCGGGGATAG
- a CDS encoding four helix bundle protein: MSRDFISKYQELRVYQLAFEAAMSLRELEYELPEREKNLLAEPMLLAARLVFIHVAAAWHKRYTYRAFITGISDAAAQAAKAQSWIEFAVTCGYFDAEKGQEIYRQYDEIITALGRMSENANAWLLRGK; the protein is encoded by the coding sequence ATGTCACGGGACTTTATTAGTAAGTATCAGGAATTGCGGGTATATCAATTGGCGTTTGAGGCGGCGATGTCTTTGCGTGAATTGGAATATGAGTTACCCGAACGGGAGAAAAATTTGCTGGCTGAACCGATGTTGCTTGCCGCAAGACTAGTTTTTATTCATGTGGCGGCGGCTTGGCATAAACGTTATACTTATCGCGCTTTTATTACAGGTATCAGTGATGCGGCGGCGCAGGCAGCTAAAGCTCAGTCATGGATTGAGTTTGCTGTGACCTGTGGCTATTTCGACGCAGAAAAAGGGCAGGAGATCTATCGTCAATATGATGAGATTATTACGGCTCTAGGGCGGATGTCTGAGAATGCTAATGCTTGGCTGTTGCGAGGTAAATAG